One Cryptomeria japonica chromosome 9, Sugi_1.0, whole genome shotgun sequence genomic window carries:
- the LOC131072705 gene encoding tetrapyrrole-binding protein, chloroplastic has product MAMGAGLRGGARVETHLSFERGNPFMSYQNKHKLRRRSGFAVAGLSYQVLEQRLGSGEWALADQETRRLLLVLAGDAAVKRNYVFFSEVQFIPASDLQTIDQLWRKHSNSRFGYSVQRRIWNKVNRDFTEFFKKVGWMKRLKQGEGEQEYYSYRSFPAEFVWDLGDSTPEGHLPLTNALRGTQLLATILQHPAFHDQDQQLL; this is encoded by the coding sequence ATGGCGATGGGAGCAGGTCTGAGAGGAGGAGCGAGGGTGGAAACCCATTTATCGTTTGAGAGGGGGAACCCATTTATGtcatatcaaaacaagcataaactGAGGAGGAGAAGTGGGTTTGCAGTTGCAGGATTATCATACCAAGTTCTGGAGCAGAGATTAGGGTCAGGGGAATGGGCTTTAGCAGACCAAGAGACAAGGCGGCTGCTGCTGGTTCTGGCAGGGGATGCCGCTGTCAAGAGAAATTATGTGTTTTTCTCAGAGGTTCAGTTCATCCCTGCCTCTGATCTCCAGACCATTGACCAGCTATGGAGGAAGCACAGCAACAGCCGCTTTGGGTACAGTGTGCAGCGAAGGATCTGGAACAAGGTCAATCGGGACTTCACTGAATTCTTCAAGAAGGTGGGCTGGATGAAGCGCCTGAAACAGGGGGAGGGCGAGCAGGAGTATTACAGTTATAGGTCATTTCCAGCTGAATTTGTTTGGGATTTGGGGGATTCTACACCTGAGGGTCATTTGCCATTGACTAATGCTCTCAGAGGGACTCAGCTCCTTGCTACCATTCTCCAACATCCTGCCTTCCATGACCAGGATCAGCAGCTGCTGTAA